The proteins below come from a single Miscanthus floridulus cultivar M001 chromosome 1, ASM1932011v1, whole genome shotgun sequence genomic window:
- the LOC136478829 gene encoding auxin-responsive protein IAA14-like, whose amino-acid sequence MEMIDAELRLGPPGSNSDVTVLQPARKPLASAAAKRPSSSVVKSEASGTDDHDDAAPASKVQVVGWPPVRAYRKNAFHAAAEARRTKGGEQGGLYVKVSMDGAPFLRKVDLRTYGGYRELRDALDALFGCFSSSSADGGCQFAIAYEDKDGDLMLAGDVPWEMFICSCKKLRIMRGSEAR is encoded by the exons ATGGAGATGATCGACGCGGAGCTGCGTCTTGGCCCACCCGGGAGCAACAGCGACGTCACCGTCTTGCAGCCGGCGAGGAAGCCgctggcgtcggcggcggcgaaaCGGCCGTCGTCGTCGGTGGTAAAGAGCGAGGCTTCCGGGACGGACGACCATGACGACGCCGCACCGGCCTCCAA GGTTCAGGTGGTGGGGTGGCCGCCGGTGAGAGCGTACCGGAAGAACGCGTTCcacgcggcggcggaggcgaggaGGACCAAGGGCGGCGAGCAGGGAGGCTTGTACGTGAAGGTCAGCATGGACGGGGCGCCCTTCCTCCGGAAGGTGGACCTGCGGACCTACGGCGGCTACCGGGAGCTGAGGGACGCGCTGGACGCGCTCTTCGgctgcttctcctcctcctcggccgaCGGCGGCTGTCAGTTCGCCATCGCCTACGAGGACAAGGACGGCGACCTCATGCTCGCCGGCGACGTGCCCTGGGA GATGTTCATCTGTTCTTGCAAGAAGCTGAGAATCATGAGGGGCTCCGAAGCAAGATAA
- the LOC136478845 gene encoding rRNA-processing protein EFG1-like, with protein MAHGGYPRRGAAVRRPKSSASAAVADRKRKRTAAAKTTSLKNQIRSTERFLRKDLPDDIRVAQEKKLEELKRQQELQNQLAVQRTLQLRDRKIKFFERRKIERMIRRLEKQQRSNGDDFSNDLSKLREDLEYVRFFPKNEKYVSLFTGGNCSDIVQERKKWRKQIKENLMAAAANGKDLEETASDDDTLDVSDDDFFMSGSSSDEEADDEWTDKSAKEPASSASGRAASGMSSDEKNQRQRDARVLMPPPRSLAPNRARHADKRVISSSSNTSNSTSGESFKNRRVPNRPGDNNSNLSSNSDAHKPRRKRRHKKKKKLA; from the exons ATGGCGCACGGCGGCTACCCGCGCCGCGGCGCCGCCGTCCGCCGGCCCAAGTCCTCGGCCTCCGCGGCAGTTGCCGACCGCAAGCGGAAGCGAACCGCCGCCGCCAAGACCACCTCCCTTAAGAACCAGATCCGCTCCACTGAGCGCTTCCTCCGCAAG GACCTTCCTGATGACATTAGGGTTGCTCAAGAGAAGAAACTGGAAGAACTTAAGAGGCAACAAGAGCTTCAGAATCAACTCGCTGTTCAGCGAACATTACAGTTGAGAGATAGAAAGATAAAATTCTTTG AGAGGCGGAAGATTGAGAGGATGATAAGGCGCCTTGAGAAGCAGCAACGTTCAAATGGTGATGATTTCAGCAATGATCTGTCAAAACTGCGAGAAGATCTTGAATATGTTAGG TTCTTCCCAAAGAATGAGAAATATGTCTCGCTGTTCACTGGAGGGAATTGCTCAGATATTGTTCAAGAGAGGAAAAAATGGCGTAAACAGATCAAGGAGAATCTCATGGCTGCTGCAGCAAACGGAAAAGATTTAGAAG AGACAGCAAGCGATGATGATACCTtggatgtgagtgatgatgactTCTTTATGTCTGGAAGTTCAAGCGACGAAGAGGCTGATGATGAGTGGACTGACAAAAGTGCTAA GGAACCAGCTTCCAGTGCTTCAGGTAGGGCAGCATCTGGCATGTCAAGTGATGAAAAGAACCAG CGTCAGAGAGATGCTCGAGTTCTTATGCCACCACCACGCTCATTAGCACCAAATAGAGCCAGACATGCAGATAAACGTGTGATATCCAGCTCGAGCAATACTTCAAACAGCACAAGCGGTGAATCGTTTAAAAATAGAAGAGTACCCAATCGTCCTGGGGATAATAACAGTAATCTGAGTTCAAATTCTGATGCTCATAAACCACGCCGCAAAAGGAGgcataagaagaaaaagaagctg GCATGA